The proteins below are encoded in one region of Nyctibius grandis isolate bNycGra1 chromosome 7, bNycGra1.pri, whole genome shotgun sequence:
- the RP9 gene encoding retinitis pigmentosa 9 protein — MSLRAPRGQEEEEEGAEEEEAVRGSQARPKSHAEPAASGGRTQDRHERKRKRQEAQQLQKLQHLESFYEKPPPGLIKENETKPEDCIPDVPGNESAREFLAHAPTKGLWMPLGKEVKVMQCWRCKRYGHRTGDKECPFFIKGNQKLEQFRVAHEDPMYDIIRENKRHEKEMRIQQLKQLLEDSTSEDDDSSDDSDEDDEDGSSSTSSECRDKHKKKKRKKEKKKKEKKKKKKRKRKSSKSNEKSESD, encoded by the exons ATGTCCCTCAGGGCGCcaagggggcaggaggaggaagaggagggggcggaggaggaggaagcggTGAGGGGCAGCCAGGCGCGGCCCAAGAGCCATGCGGAGCCCGCGGCGAGCGGCGGCAGGACGCAGGACCGCCATGAGAGGAAACGGAAGAGGCAGGAGGCGCAGCAGCTCCAGaagctccagcacctggagtcCTT CTATGAGAAACCTCCCCCAGGGCTAATTAAG GAGAATGAAACGAAACCAGAGGACTGCATACCCGATGTGCCCGGCAATGAAAGCGCACGAGAATTCCTGGCACATGCCCCGACAAAAGGGCTTTGGATGCCATTGGGAAAAGAAGTCAAAGTCATGCAGT gttggAGGTGTAAACGTTATGGACACAGAACAGGAGATAAAGAATGCCCATTCTTTATTAAAGGCAATCAGAAATTGGAACAATTTAGAGTA GCACATGAAGATCCAATGTACGATATAATAAGGGAAAATAAGcgtcatgaaaaagaaatgag gatacagcagctgaagcagctcCTGGAGGACTCTACCTCAGAAGATGATGATAGCAGTGATGACAGTGATGAGGATGATGAAGATGGCAGCAGCTCCACTTCCTCAGAATGTAGAgataaacacaagaaaaagaagagaaagaaggaaaagaaaaaaaaagaaaagaagaagaaaaaaaagagaaagcgTAAATCATCTAAATCTAATGAGAAGTCAGAATCTGACTGA